The Nocardia sp. NBC_01329 sequence GCGACTGTTGGAGAACCGCACCTTCCCCGGTGGCACGGTCCTGCTGCGCTACGAGGCGAAACACGAATGACACAGCCCGACGCGCTCTGCGGACGCCGGCCGGGCTACCTCGGCGACTTCCTGCGCGATCGAGGTCTCCTCGCTGTGGGCCAGTCCGTCGAACGTGGCGTCGAAGGGGTTGCTGATGTTGACGATGACCGTGCCCGCGAGGGAGTTCCCCGTACTCGGTGACGACCGGAACGACACTGTCGTACAGCAGGGCCTCGATGACGATGTCCCCGGTCGGGACGGCGCGCCACTTGCCCGTTGTCGCGCAGCCGCCCAGGGCCTCGGCCAGGTCATCGGCCTTGGTGTGATCGCGTCCCATGATCGCGAAGGTGTTGCCGCCCGCTACCGCGAGTGTGCCGATGGTGCGGGCTGGCTTTGATTGCGAATTCGGACACCGCTTGGTCGCGAATTTCGTCAGCGTCTTGTTCGTGACTGGTCGCGAATCTCGACACCACTGCACCAGCCTGGTTGCAGTACGGCGGTACCCAACCGACCTCACGTAGCTGGGGTTGTCGGCGGTGGTCGTGACGGATCGCTGCGTTGCCGCTGGGGGACCTCGACGGCAGAACTGGAACGCGTTCTCTCTTTGCTTGGCGAGGAGTCCGCGCTCCCCGCGTGACCGATAGGCGGCAGAAGAGTGTGTCGACTTGCCGGGCGTCAGGACCTTGATCGGGTCAGGCTGCGCGGAGGCAGAAGGGGTGTCCGGCGGGGCTGGCGTATACCCGAGAGGGTTGAGGGGTGGAGGTGATGGCGTCGTCCGTCGGTCGCAGCCGTCGGCCGCCGGCGTCGAGCACTCGCTGGTCCGCCGTCCTCGCGTCGTCGGTAGTGAGGTCGAAGTGCATCTGCTGGGAGATTCCGTCGGGCCATTCGGGTCGCTGGTGGCCGGGTGCGTGCTGGATCACAATCACGGGGAATCCGTCGGTTTGCAGGAAGTGGTGCGTTGCTGTCGTCGTGATCGAGCCACCGAGTAGCCGGTGCCAGAACGCGCTCTCGCTCTCCAGGTCGGCAGCTTCGATGATCAGTG is a genomic window containing:
- a CDS encoding VOC family protein produces the protein MNVSLTSLIIEAADLESESAFWHRLLGGSITTTATHHFLQTDGFPVIVIQHAPGHQRPEWPDGISQQMHFDLTTDDARTADQRVLDAGGRRLRPTDDAITSTPQPSRVYASPAGHPFCLRAA